In a single window of the Sulfurimonas sp. hsl 1-7 genome:
- a CDS encoding flagellar biosynthesis protein FlgL, producing MRVTPSMYYNSIYQKNNSNLNKELFDVNKQISSGLKIQYAQEDVPVFAQTMRLDNEITILSQVKLSTENGYKVANQTDSIMNEFSDLMNRFRTLLIQASNDTNDETARNSIASELRGIEKNLRSLANTSINGKYLFSGSALDVQPIDDNGIYQGNGDRLDAFVGSNNKQQFNMSGVDLFLGENTSVNRQITTNVGNANLLIKYPALQASAADGETLSASSDMRQFMGDTDNSSVPANTYYFYMRGTKSDGTSFSSKISLTDNDKVSDLLDEIGKLYGNTGAKQVVSVSLNSTGEIVIQDKINGSSNIDFHMVGAVDFSGGVAADVTTVDALDSGESSFDNIMNATSTAANPNLFVKEFTKSGFTSASGAPTNIEGLVYDRTSFSVEGSTISSNVPQIIKDTNAFAEPATKLSEVFDLSKGTAGTLDGTKLRLTGTMIDGVNPYDITINLDSAGSTFVDNIGGNTYSIFNMDTAGRAATDADEVTYQQLLDVVNMAVTNNLPAGATDADYDTAIADSRLSGDSYLSYDGKIAFKDLTNGNTQATMALHDVNSGDFTADPSVITFNSNNTLTVRDPKNDFFKSLDEMIQSVEEYKINPDATTGTERNLGMENSIARMDALQDHFFSMHARVGAQSNTLDQSLQRAQVLDVTTQTLRSSVIDTDLAEASLRLQQLTINYQAMLSTVGKVSELSLVNYV from the coding sequence ATGCGTGTAACACCAAGTATGTATTACAACAGTATATATCAAAAGAACAATTCAAACCTAAATAAAGAACTTTTTGATGTTAATAAACAGATATCATCCGGACTAAAGATCCAGTACGCACAAGAGGATGTACCAGTATTTGCTCAAACAATGCGTTTGGACAATGAGATCACGATCCTCTCGCAAGTGAAGCTCAGTACGGAAAACGGTTATAAAGTTGCAAACCAAACAGATTCAATTATGAATGAGTTTAGTGATCTTATGAATCGTTTTAGAACGCTACTGATCCAAGCATCAAACGATACCAACGATGAAACTGCAAGAAACTCGATCGCAAGTGAGTTAAGAGGTATTGAGAAGAACTTAAGAAGCTTGGCAAACACTTCGATCAACGGAAAGTATCTGTTCTCAGGCTCGGCACTTGATGTTCAGCCGATCGATGACAACGGTATCTATCAAGGAAACGGTGACAGACTTGATGCGTTTGTAGGCTCAAACAACAAGCAACAGTTCAATATGTCCGGGGTTGATCTGTTTTTAGGTGAAAATACCTCTGTAAACCGTCAAATAACGACAAATGTAGGAAATGCAAACCTTCTCATAAAATATCCGGCTTTACAAGCATCTGCCGCAGATGGTGAGACTTTATCAGCATCTAGTGATATGAGACAGTTTATGGGTGATACTGACAATAGCAGTGTCCCTGCAAATACATACTATTTTTATATGCGTGGGACAAAGAGTGACGGTACTAGTTTCAGTAGTAAAATCTCATTAACAGATAACGACAAGGTAAGTGATCTACTTGATGAGATCGGAAAACTGTACGGTAATACAGGTGCTAAACAAGTTGTTAGTGTTTCTTTAAACAGCACAGGCGAGATTGTTATTCAAGATAAAATAAACGGTTCGTCAAACATAGACTTTCATATGGTTGGTGCGGTAGATTTCAGTGGCGGTGTAGCAGCAGATGTTACGACTGTTGACGCTTTAGATAGTGGTGAAAGTAGTTTTGACAACATCATGAACGCTACATCAACAGCTGCAAATCCAAACCTTTTTGTAAAAGAGTTTACGAAGTCAGGATTTACTTCAGCGAGTGGTGCTCCGACAAATATTGAAGGTTTGGTTTATGATCGTACGTCTTTTAGCGTTGAAGGTTCAACGATCTCATCAAATGTACCGCAAATCATCAAAGATACAAATGCTTTTGCTGAACCTGCGACGAAACTATCGGAAGTGTTTGATCTTTCTAAAGGGACTGCAGGCACGCTTGACGGTACAAAGTTACGTTTAACTGGTACTATGATCGATGGTGTAAACCCTTATGATATCACGATCAATTTAGATAGTGCAGGATCAACGTTTGTAGACAATATTGGCGGTAACACTTACAGTATATTTAATATGGACACAGCAGGTAGAGCGGCAACGGATGCTGATGAAGTAACATACCAGCAACTGCTTGATGTTGTCAACATGGCGGTAACAAACAATCTTCCTGCAGGTGCTACCGATGCAGATTACGATACTGCAATAGCAGATTCACGTCTAAGCGGCGATTCGTACCTTTCATACGACGGTAAGATAGCCTTTAAAGACCTTACAAATGGTAATACGCAAGCAACAATGGCTTTACATGATGTAAATAGCGGGGACTTTACTGCTGATCCTTCTGTAATAACTTTTAACTCAAACAATACATTGACGGTTCGCGATCCGAAAAATGACTTTTTTAAATCGCTTGATGAGATGATACAGTCTGTTGAAGAGTATAAAATCAATCCGGATGCAACTACGGGGACAGAGAGAAATCTAGGGATGGAAAACTCGATAGCACGTATGGATGCTCTTCAAGACCATTTTTTCAGTATGCATGCAAGGGTAGGTGCACAATCTAACACGCTTGATCAGTCTTTACAGAGAGCTCAGGTTTTAGATGTTACGACACAGACATTGCGTTCATCAGTTATAGATACCGACTTGGCTGAAGCATCTTTAAGATTACAACAATTAACCATCAACTACCAAGCGATGCTCTCAACTGTAGGAAAAGTTTCGGAATTAAGTCTAGTTAACTATGTATAA
- a CDS encoding HNH endonuclease produces MKKIKYLSPIPDNLNFTSSINRRFRFNNMLNILSSTGSLSFNGYANDANKNFIRKLANGCCAYCGARIGNQTITVEHYRPKAKLEFLDNDCYKYQYMNIQSKFKQDRDICHYGYFLWGDDSKNLLPSCEACNTGQGKNGVYVSNQILYNIPYGKKNFFPISLKKQLDTRKGLLYISTIDSEKPLLFNPFQDNPEELFIYKDYEKPDCHIKIKVNPNAPRSTRLKAMTTINLLGLNRRYLCNQRYKVFQSYKNVTQLLVEGKKSSKNEKFWKNLAFEYLNLFDNDKSEFIGYAMFLEKKYKIGNLIEDYIITYFSPTKFHKSSDTLSLINQLKQYAKKQHISLEQILGTL; encoded by the coding sequence ATGAAAAAGATTAAATATTTAAGTCCAATTCCTGATAATCTTAATTTTACAAGTTCCATAAATCGTAGGTTTCGTTTTAATAATATGTTAAATATATTATCTTCAACTGGTTCCTTATCATTCAATGGTTATGCAAATGATGCAAATAAAAATTTTATAAGAAAATTAGCTAATGGTTGTTGTGCTTACTGTGGGGCAAGGATAGGAAATCAGACAATAACAGTTGAACACTATCGACCTAAAGCTAAATTAGAATTTTTAGATAATGATTGTTACAAATATCAATATATGAATATTCAGTCAAAATTCAAGCAAGATAGAGATATTTGCCATTATGGTTATTTTTTATGGGGAGATGATTCAAAAAACTTATTGCCATCATGTGAAGCTTGTAATACAGGTCAAGGAAAGAATGGAGTATATGTTTCAAATCAAATTTTATATAATATCCCTTATGGAAAAAAAAACTTTTTCCCTATTAGTTTAAAAAAACAACTTGATACAAGAAAAGGTTTATTATACATAAGCACAATTGATTCTGAAAAACCTTTACTATTTAATCCATTTCAGGATAATCCGGAAGAATTATTTATATATAAAGATTATGAAAAACCGGATTGTCATATTAAAATTAAAGTAAATCCTAATGCACCTAGAAGTACAAGACTTAAAGCAATGACAACTATTAACTTACTAGGGTTAAATAGAAGATACCTTTGTAATCAGAGATATAAAGTTTTTCAATCGTATAAAAATGTTACTCAATTATTAGTTGAAGGTAAAAAGAGTTCTAAAAATGAAAAATTCTGGAAAAATTTAGCATTTGAATATCTTAATCTTTTTGATAATGATAAAAGTGAATTTATAGGTTATGCAATGTTCTTAGAAAAAAAGTATAAAATAGGAAACTTAATTGAAGATTATATTATTACATACTTCAGTCCTACCAAGTTTCATAAATCTTCAGATACTTTATCTTTGATAAATCAATTAAAACAATATGCTAAAAAACAACATATATCTTTAGAGCAAATTTTAGGAACTTTATAA
- a CDS encoding AAA family ATPase — protein sequence MPISVPMGYDPYQFEVTKEFSFDLLYHDMVVYTHKMLHRYDIHETFCFYCGSKTDKVIPAFLHDKSGINLWMYSDWRCSYIICDTCCNYAGKVQINFRKKITEMQGIARKHPKKVLDFEPDILLPTLEPAFLHFNYKSNGYLEGITKRAINTINKFSLNRKELVERRVEFLNLMKNVRYTDISDLYVNITNKEHFFDTFFLTFENEVEFENDNNFLSFAKLFKNLNNLYYQDREILALTKTFQREKHFFNTKILRECYEIDLPSITHIKINGLRNFELSQEITFHGKNNLIILGENGVGKSTLLELFKIILKSRNYLLGNLIDKNMDFISFEIEYSDGEKYSLSLDKNIHRYHRNGTKIVYNLIEISEYRISKKPIRDFESLLQDYQDNHNLIDWIVRQLKILLSLPQNYLLYLSHNNVYWYTNNSHEDRVYFEHFSSGYTSLITIFYKILKSILLEENINNDYDLNFSKLSSTIVLIDEIELHLHPKFKKEIISTLKKVFPEILFIITTHDPLVLKSIVNDQVLVLNKKADKTYIENNIPSVKNLTTEQILTSPIFGLSTISDNDENFKIYYDALNNKEWETVEKQVEKLANSGFFGKSYRELIALSTVDMFLARKELPNREKIEDILRKMDQEYEKD from the coding sequence ATGCCAATATCTGTTCCTATGGGATATGACCCTTATCAATTTGAAGTTACAAAAGAATTTTCTTTTGACTTACTATATCATGATATGGTTGTTTATACTCATAAAATGCTGCATAGATATGATATACATGAAACATTTTGTTTTTACTGTGGTAGTAAAACAGATAAGGTTATACCCGCTTTTTTACATGATAAGAGTGGTATAAACTTATGGATGTATTCAGATTGGAGGTGTAGCTATATAATTTGTGATACTTGTTGTAACTACGCAGGTAAGGTACAAATTAATTTTCGTAAGAAAATAACAGAAATGCAAGGAATAGCCAGAAAACATCCAAAAAAAGTATTAGATTTTGAACCAGATATATTACTACCCACACTCGAACCTGCCTTTTTACATTTCAATTATAAAAGTAATGGATACTTGGAAGGTATTACAAAACGTGCAATTAATACGATCAATAAATTTTCCTTAAATAGAAAAGAACTAGTTGAAAGAAGAGTAGAATTTTTAAATCTAATGAAAAATGTACGCTATACAGATATAAGTGATCTGTATGTAAATATTACGAATAAAGAACATTTTTTTGATACATTTTTTTTAACTTTTGAGAATGAAGTTGAATTCGAAAATGATAATAATTTTCTATCATTCGCAAAGCTATTTAAAAATTTAAATAACCTTTATTATCAAGATCGTGAAATACTTGCATTAACAAAAACTTTTCAAAGAGAGAAACATTTTTTCAATACAAAAATCCTTCGAGAATGCTATGAGATTGATTTACCAAGTATTACACATATAAAAATCAATGGTTTAAGAAATTTTGAACTTTCTCAAGAGATAACATTTCATGGTAAAAATAATTTAATCATACTTGGCGAAAATGGTGTAGGTAAATCTACACTCTTAGAATTATTCAAAATTATATTAAAAAGCAGAAATTATTTATTAGGAAATCTAATAGATAAAAATATGGATTTTATTTCATTTGAAATCGAATATAGTGATGGAGAAAAATATTCCCTTAGTCTGGATAAAAATATTCATCGATATCATAGAAATGGAACTAAAATAGTTTATAATCTTATAGAAATATCAGAATATAGAATTTCAAAAAAGCCTATTAGAGATTTTGAATCTTTACTTCAAGATTACCAAGATAATCATAATTTAATTGATTGGATTGTACGTCAACTAAAAATTTTATTAAGTTTACCACAAAATTATCTGCTTTATCTTTCACATAATAATGTTTATTGGTATACAAATAATTCTCATGAAGATAGAGTATATTTTGAGCATTTTAGTAGTGGATACACTTCTTTGATTACTATATTTTATAAAATATTAAAAAGTATTCTTTTAGAAGAAAATATCAATAATGATTATGATTTAAACTTTAGTAAGCTATCTTCAACTATAGTTCTTATAGATGAAATTGAGCTTCATCTTCATCCAAAATTTAAAAAAGAAATTATAAGTACTTTAAAAAAAGTTTTTCCAGAAATATTGTTTATTATTACAACTCATGATCCTTTAGTTCTAAAATCTATAGTAAATGATCAAGTTTTAGTCCTTAACAAAAAAGCTGACAAAACTTATATTGAAAATAACATACCTTCAGTTAAAAATTTGACTACTGAACAGATTCTTACAAGTCCTATATTCGGACTATCTACAATATCTGATAATGATGAAAATTTTAAAATTTATTATGATGCTTTAAATAATAAAGAATGGGAAACAGTAGAAAAACAAGTTGAAAAATTAGCTAATTCAGGTTTTTTTGGAAAATCATATAGGGAACTTATAGCTTTATCAACAGTAGATATGTTTTTAGCACGTAAAGAATTACCAAATAGAGAAAAAATTGAAGATATACTAAGAAAAATGGATCAAGAATATGAAAAAGATTAA
- the hsdR gene encoding EcoAI/FtnUII family type I restriction enzme subunit R — protein sequence MNEAQTRLELIDPKLREAGWGVVEDSRIQVEYPISQGRLKGYNGERTNPIRADYVLVYKNRRLAVIEAKKRDLHYSEGVAQAKEYADRLQIRYAYSTNGLAIYGIDMDEATEGDVKNFPTPNELWQMTYPKEDSVLDRLFAIPLESSGGKWQLRYYQTNAINRVLEAVANEQKHILLTLATGTGKTAIAFQIAWKLFHSRWNLQKDFKRTPRILFLADRNILADQAFNSFGAFEEDALVRINPSEIRKKNKVPKNGSIFFTIFQTFMTGINDTPNFGEYPKDYFDFIIIDECHRGGANDESEWRAILEYFSPAYQLGLTATPKRDVNGDTYAYFGKPVYEYSLKEGINDGFLTPFKVKDISTTGDTYIYTDEDEILEGEIEEGREYTKEEQNRIIEIMDIEKYRVKLFMDMIDQTQKTLVFCETQAHAAAIRNLINQSVKEKHIDYCHRVGADDGARGEKHLRDFQDNEKRYPTILTTSRKLSTGVDAPEIKNIVLLRSVKSMVEFKQIIGRGTRLFDGKDYFTIYDFYDAYKHFHDPKWDGEPIDPETPKPKPPKEPCKVCGERPCICPPPEEQPCKVCGNIPCVCEKPPKQIIKIKLSDGNYRNLDSMVKTMFYSPEGKPISAGEFVKRLFDDMPNFFEDEDELRRIWSIPDTRKRLLEELSDAGYSVEQLEDLKAIVHGEDSDLYDVLSYIAYHKDLIPRLDRATKAKLKITHYDKAKQDFLDFVLEQYVDNGVKELDDKRLATLLVTKYHAIDDAKQVLGEIPEIRETFIGFQKYLYEMEIA from the coding sequence ATGAATGAAGCACAAACAAGACTAGAACTTATAGACCCTAAACTGCGTGAAGCTGGATGGGGAGTTGTGGAAGATTCAAGGATTCAAGTAGAGTACCCAATAAGTCAAGGAAGATTAAAAGGATATAACGGAGAAAGAACAAACCCTATACGTGCTGATTATGTGCTTGTCTATAAAAACAGACGCTTAGCAGTTATAGAAGCTAAAAAAAGAGATCTTCACTACAGCGAGGGTGTAGCTCAGGCAAAAGAGTATGCAGATCGTTTACAGATTCGCTATGCCTATTCCACAAATGGACTGGCTATCTATGGTATAGATATGGATGAAGCAACAGAGGGTGATGTAAAAAACTTTCCAACGCCAAATGAGTTATGGCAAATGACCTATCCAAAAGAGGATAGTGTTTTAGATAGATTATTTGCAATACCTTTAGAAAGTAGCGGTGGGAAGTGGCAACTAAGATACTATCAGACAAATGCCATCAATAGAGTGCTTGAAGCCGTTGCAAATGAGCAAAAACACATTCTTTTAACTCTTGCAACTGGTACAGGTAAGACTGCCATCGCTTTTCAAATAGCTTGGAAACTATTTCACTCACGCTGGAATTTACAAAAAGATTTTAAAAGAACACCGCGTATCCTTTTTTTAGCAGATAGAAATATATTAGCCGATCAGGCTTTTAACTCATTTGGTGCATTTGAAGAGGATGCACTTGTAAGAATAAACCCAAGTGAGATAAGAAAGAAAAACAAAGTACCAAAAAACGGTTCTATATTTTTTACTATATTTCAAACTTTTATGACAGGAATCAATGACACTCCAAACTTTGGCGAGTACCCTAAGGACTACTTTGATTTTATTATTATAGATGAGTGTCACAGAGGCGGTGCGAATGATGAGAGTGAATGGAGAGCTATTTTAGAGTATTTTAGTCCTGCATATCAACTAGGACTTACTGCGACACCAAAAAGGGATGTAAACGGTGATACTTATGCTTACTTTGGAAAACCTGTCTATGAGTACTCACTAAAAGAGGGGATAAACGATGGATTCCTTACCCCTTTTAAAGTAAAAGATATCTCAACTACAGGTGATACTTATATTTATACAGATGAAGATGAGATTTTGGAAGGTGAAATAGAAGAGGGCAGAGAATACACTAAAGAGGAACAAAATAGAATTATTGAGATAATGGATATAGAAAAATATCGTGTAAAACTTTTTATGGATATGATAGACCAAACTCAAAAAACTCTTGTGTTCTGTGAGACTCAGGCTCATGCAGCGGCTATAAGAAACCTTATAAATCAGAGTGTAAAAGAAAAACATATAGATTATTGTCATAGGGTAGGTGCAGATGATGGAGCACGTGGGGAAAAACACTTACGTGATTTTCAAGATAATGAAAAAAGATACCCGACTATTCTTACGACTTCAAGAAAACTAAGTACCGGTGTAGATGCTCCGGAAATAAAAAATATAGTGCTCTTACGCAGTGTAAAATCTATGGTTGAGTTTAAACAAATAATAGGGCGTGGTACACGTCTTTTTGATGGTAAAGATTATTTTACAATTTATGATTTTTATGATGCTTATAAGCACTTTCACGATCCTAAATGGGATGGTGAACCGATAGATCCTGAAACACCTAAACCAAAACCGCCAAAAGAGCCTTGTAAAGTGTGTGGAGAAAGACCTTGTATATGTCCTCCTCCGGAAGAACAACCTTGTAAAGTGTGCGGTAATATTCCATGTGTGTGTGAAAAGCCTCCAAAACAGATAATAAAAATAAAACTATCAGACGGAAACTATAGAAATCTTGACTCAATGGTTAAAACTATGTTTTATTCACCTGAAGGCAAACCAATATCTGCTGGAGAATTTGTTAAAAGACTTTTTGATGATATGCCAAATTTTTTTGAAGATGAAGATGAATTAAGACGTATATGGAGTATACCGGATACAAGAAAAAGGCTTTTAGAAGAGCTTAGTGATGCTGGATATTCTGTAGAGCAACTTGAAGACTTAAAAGCTATTGTCCATGGTGAAGATAGTGATCTTTACGATGTGCTCTCCTATATAGCTTATCATAAAGATTTAATACCAAGATTAGATCGTGCTACTAAAGCAAAATTGAAAATTACACATTACGATAAAGCTAAACAAGATTTTTTAGATTTTGTACTTGAACAGTATGTGGATAATGGGGTAAAAGAGTTAGACGATAAAAGACTTGCAACTTTATTAGTTACCAAATATCACGCAATAGATGATGCAAAACAAGTATTAGGGGAAATACCTGAAATAAGAGAAACATTTATAGGGTTTCAAAAGTATTTATACGAAATGGAAATTGCATAA
- a CDS encoding restriction endonuclease subunit S, with protein MSKDIALLKDLCDDFKKDIVDGPFGSNLKREHFVEEGIPVIKIQNIKPFLIIPKNLSYVTSEKYEELKRHSYKQGDIVMTKLGNPLGASAIVENINDGLIVADTVRIRAEKINTKYLCYHLNSPITQDLINSQQKGATRPRVKIANVRELPIYAPKEEQQKQIVEILDKVFESIDKAKENIEKNIENSKELFQSRLNEIFSQKGEDWEEKKFKNCLKLKSGDGLTSKNMIQSGSYHVYGGNGVTGNHNNFNLEGEHIIIGRVGANCGNVRLIKEKIWLTDNAFQVSEMYVDFYKPFLVYLLNYKNLRQYARQAAQPVVSNSSIKDVVLVYPTNATIQKQIVHELDSLKEQTKQLEKYYQQKLQNLEELKKSVLQKAFSGELV; from the coding sequence ATGAGTAAAGACATAGCACTATTAAAAGATTTATGTGATGATTTTAAAAAGGATATTGTGGATGGTCCTTTTGGTTCTAATCTTAAGAGAGAACACTTTGTCGAAGAAGGTATTCCTGTTATAAAAATACAAAACATCAAACCATTTTTGATAATACCAAAAAATTTAAGTTATGTAACATCTGAAAAATATGAAGAATTAAAAAGGCATTCATATAAACAAGGTGATATAGTTATGACAAAACTTGGTAATCCACTTGGTGCATCAGCAATTGTAGAAAACATTAATGATGGACTTATTGTTGCGGATACTGTTAGAATAAGAGCAGAAAAAATTAATACAAAATATTTGTGTTACCACTTAAATTCTCCAATTACACAAGATTTAATTAATTCCCAACAAAAGGGGGCAACAAGACCAAGGGTTAAAATTGCAAATGTTAGAGAACTGCCAATTTATGCTCCAAAAGAAGAACAACAAAAACAAATTGTAGAGATTCTAGATAAGGTTTTTGAATCTATAGATAAAGCTAAAGAGAATATTGAAAAAAATATAGAAAACTCTAAAGAGCTTTTTCAAAGCAGATTAAATGAGATATTTTCACAAAAAGGTGAAGACTGGGAAGAAAAGAAATTTAAAAATTGTCTTAAGCTTAAAAGTGGTGATGGACTAACATCAAAGAATATGATTCAAAGTGGTAGTTATCATGTCTATGGTGGAAATGGTGTCACAGGAAACCATAATAACTTTAATTTAGAAGGTGAACATATTATAATTGGTAGAGTAGGTGCTAATTGTGGGAATGTTAGATTGATAAAGGAAAAGATATGGTTAACAGATAATGCTTTTCAAGTTTCGGAAATGTATGTTGATTTTTATAAGCCATTTTTAGTTTATCTTTTAAATTATAAAAATTTAAGACAGTACGCTAGGCAAGCTGCTCAGCCAGTTGTTTCAAATTCATCAATTAAAGATGTAGTTCTGGTGTATCCTACGAATGCAACAATACAAAAACAAATTGTACATGAATTAGATTCTTTAAAAGAACAAACAAAACAATTAGAAAAGTATTACCAACAAAAACTTCAAAACCTAGAAGAGCTTAAAAAGTCCGTACTTCAAAAAGCTTTTAGCGGAGAACTTGTATGA
- a CDS encoding N-6 DNA methylase has product MFEQTFKNIDDLLWKDSGADSELDYIGQTSWIMFLRYLDDLEREKKDIKELSGEEYTYILDEEYRWNVWAMPKDKNGELDHNKALTGKDLVEFVDLKLFPYLSKFKQKTDNPLTIEYKIGEIFSELKNKIQSGYNLREILEYADELPFKSSKDKHELSHLYETKIKNMGNAGRNGGQYYTPRPLIRAMINVIDPQIGEKVYDGAVGSAGFLCEAYDYMYDRMNKNVDNLKILQEKTFYGKEKKNLAYVIGIMNMILHGIEAPNIKHTNTLAESIRDIQEKDRYHVILANPPFGGKERKEVQQNFDIKTGETAFLFMQHFIKSLKAGGRGAVVIKNTILSNSDNASVALRKHILESCNLHTILDMPSGTFTGAGVKTVVLFFTKGEATKNIWYYQLNPGRNMGKTNPLNDSDMKEFIELQKTKAESDNSWSVNIHDIDETTYDLSVKNPNVVDEVELRTPKQILEEIKNLDSETNKLLASIKELV; this is encoded by the coding sequence ATGTTCGAACAAACTTTTAAAAATATAGATGATCTTTTATGGAAAGATTCAGGTGCCGATAGTGAGCTAGACTACATAGGACAAACTTCTTGGATAATGTTTTTACGCTATCTTGATGATTTAGAAAGAGAAAAAAAAGATATTAAAGAGCTCTCAGGCGAAGAGTACACATACATACTAGATGAAGAGTATCGTTGGAATGTTTGGGCTATGCCAAAAGATAAAAATGGTGAGCTAGATCACAATAAAGCTCTAACAGGTAAAGACTTGGTTGAATTTGTTGATTTGAAGCTTTTCCCATACCTCTCAAAGTTTAAACAAAAAACAGATAATCCTTTAACTATAGAGTATAAAATAGGTGAGATATTTTCAGAACTTAAAAATAAGATTCAAAGCGGATACAACCTAAGAGAGATACTTGAATACGCGGATGAACTTCCTTTTAAATCAAGCAAAGATAAACATGAGTTAAGCCATCTGTATGAGACCAAGATCAAAAACATGGGAAATGCAGGAAGAAATGGCGGACAGTACTACACTCCAAGACCTTTGATTCGTGCCATGATAAACGTGATAGACCCTCAAATAGGCGAGAAGGTCTATGATGGTGCGGTAGGTAGTGCAGGGTTCTTGTGTGAAGCGTATGACTATATGTATGATCGTATGAATAAAAACGTAGACAATCTAAAGATTTTACAAGAAAAAACATTTTACGGTAAAGAGAAGAAAAACCTTGCATATGTCATAGGTATTATGAACATGATCCTTCACGGCATAGAAGCACCAAACATCAAGCATACAAACACTTTGGCTGAATCTATAAGAGACATACAGGAAAAAGACAGATACCACGTAATACTTGCAAACCCACCTTTTGGCGGAAAAGAGCGCAAAGAGGTTCAACAAAACTTTGACATAAAAACCGGCGAGACTGCTTTTTTATTTATGCAACACTTTATCAAGTCACTAAAAGCAGGTGGTCGTGGTGCTGTGGTTATAAAAAATACCATTTTAAGCAACTCTGATAACGCTTCAGTAGCACTTCGCAAGCATATACTTGAATCTTGTAATCTTCACACCATACTCGATATGCCAAGCGGTACGTTTACGGGAGCGGGCGTTAAAACAGTAGTGTTGTTTTTTACTAAAGGCGAAGCCACTAAAAATATATGGTACTACCAACTAAACCCTGGTCGTAATATGGGTAAAACTAACCCTTTGAATGATTCTGATATGAAAGAGTTTATAGAGCTTCAAAAAACAAAGGCTGAGAGTGATAACTCTTGGAGTGTAAATATTCACGATATAGATGAAACGACTTATGATTTGAGTGTAAAGAATCCAAATGTAGTTGATGAAGTAGAACTAAGAACACCAAAACAGATACTTGAAGAGATTAAAAATTTGGACAGTGAAACAAATAAACTATTAGCTTCTATTAAAGAATTGGTATGA
- a CDS encoding TrmH family RNA methyltransferase: MLNLIEIEDVNIPELQLYKQLRDNAFTQDNSFIADSPKVINLLLESDLKIKSILSTKEYYEEFEDLIRKKDIEKLYVATKKELESIVGHTVHHNAMMHGIRPEPTPLEALGDKIIMLDEISSTQNVGSIARSAAALGVNSYLLPKQGPHPYSRRSLRVSMGYVSKLQIHIYENIIETIEVLKQAGYTILAAEVTNESIELAKLEVPEKWVLIMGHEGKGISKEILDLCDKTVKIEMVEGIKSFNVSVAASIMMYKLIHS; this comes from the coding sequence ATGTTGAATTTAATTGAGATTGAGGATGTAAATATTCCTGAATTACAGCTCTATAAACAGTTACGAGACAATGCATTTACCCAAGATAATAGCTTTATTGCCGATTCACCAAAAGTGATAAATCTACTGCTCGAATCCGATCTAAAGATTAAAAGTATTTTATCGACAAAAGAGTACTATGAAGAGTTTGAGGATCTAATACGAAAAAAAGATATAGAAAAGTTATATGTCGCTACTAAAAAAGAACTTGAAAGTATTGTAGGTCATACTGTACACCATAATGCGATGATGCACGGCATTCGTCCCGAGCCTACACCCTTAGAGGCATTAGGCGATAAAATAATAATGCTAGATGAAATCTCATCTACACAAAATGTCGGTTCCATCGCCCGATCTGCTGCTGCTTTAGGGGTAAACTCTTATCTCCTTCCCAAACAAGGACCTCACCCTTATTCACGACGATCTCTCCGTGTGTCTATGGGGTATGTTTCTAAGTTGCAGATACATATCTATGAAAATATCATTGAAACCATTGAAGTTCTCAAACAAGCTGGTTATACTATTTTAGCAGCTGAAGTTACCAATGAGTCTATAGAGTTGGCAAAACTCGAAGTACCCGAAAAATGGGTCTTAATTATGGGACACGAGGGAAAAGGGATCTCTAAAGAGATACTTGATCTTTGCGATAAAACCGTAAAGATAGAAATGGTCGAGGGGATTAAAAGTTTTAATGTGAGTGTCGCAGCATCTATTATGATGTATAAACTTATACACTCTTAA